The following are from one region of the Trichoderma breve strain T069 chromosome 5, whole genome shotgun sequence genome:
- a CDS encoding nmrA-like family domain-containing protein: MADQKLIVVLGATGNQGSSVVDTFLKDAAWRVRGLTRNPSSAKAKALSARGVEVVQADMDDVSSLSVAFREANAIFVVSDFWGIYGALAQQEKGTGEKPLNMLAGETELQQLKNAIDAASQVPSLERFILSTLSNVTKWSGGKYIHVYHFDFKSLASAYIEDKHPELWAKTSLFQAGLFLSTFVDSPSFMPRKIADGTAQFTTTMAPDVKFPWIAAEEDTGPFVKALVQEKPGKNLIAYREWATLREMVGAFQNASKTKSEVVVVPRDEANEFLPPDLKLEIDEGFLYFEEFGYEGRDDPTVVHPSQLKNPPELDTMEQYFRKVDLSRIFSA, from the exons ATGGCCGACCAAAAACTTATCGTGGTTCTCGGTGCGACTGGAAACCAAGGCAGCTCTGTTGTCGACACTTTTCTGAAAGACGCGGCATGGCGGGTTAGAGGGCTTACTCGAAATCCTTCCAGCGCAAAAGCCAAGGCACTGTCTGCTCGCGGTGTCGAAGTTGTCCAAGCAGACATGGATGATGTTTCCAGCCTCTCAGTCGCTTTTCGAGAAGCCAACGCTATTTTCGTTGTGAGCGACTTTTGGGGGATATACGGCGCTCTCGCTCAACAAGAGAAAGGCACCGGCGAGAAGCCGCTGAACATGCTGGCGGGAGAAACTGAATTACAGCAGCTAAAGAATGCAATCGACGCCGCTTCTCAAGTGCCCAGTTTGGAAAGATTCATTCTGTCTACCCTCTCTAATGTGACGAAATGGTCTGGAGGAAAGTACATCCATGTCTATCATTTTGACTTCAAATCGCTCGCATCTGCCTATATTGAAGACAAGCATCCAGAACTGTGGGCGAAAACGAGCCTCTTCCAAGCAGGTCTATTCTTAAGCACTTTTGTGGATAGCCCAAGCTTTATGCCTCGAAAG ATTGCGGATGGAACCGCCCAATTCACTACTACAATGGCACCCGACGTCAAGTTCCCGTGGATcgccgcagaagaagacaCCGGACCATTCGTCAAAGCTCTGGTCCAAGAAAAACCGGGCAAAAATCTCATTGCCTACAGAGAGTGGGCAACCCTGCGAGAAATGGTGGGAGCTTTCCAAAACGCCTCCAAGACCAAGTCCGAAGTGGTGGTGGTACCTCGTGACGAAGCAAATGAATTCCTGCCGCCCGATCTGAAGCTCGAAATTGACGAGGGTTTTCTTTATTTCGAAGAATTTGGGTATGAAGGTAGAGATGACCCAACCGTCGTTCACCCAAGCCAG TTGAAAAACCCCCCAGAGTTGGATACAATGGAGCAATATTTCCGCAAAGTGGACCTTTCAAGAATATTCTCCGCCTAA